The Actinomycetota bacterium genome contains the following window.
GCCCATCATCACGCGCGCGGCTGCCTTGGCAACGTGGACTGCAGTTGCCTTGGAAACAAACGGAACCGTGCGCGAGGCACGTGGATTGGCCTCGAGTACATACAAGATGTCGGCAACCAGCGCATACTGCACATTCAGCAGCCCGAGCACGCCAACGCCCTTGGCGATGGCCTCTGTAGAGCTGCGAATGCGCGCGATGTCACTTGGGCCCAAAGTGATGGGTGGCAGCGCACATGCCGAGTCGCCGGAGTGAATGCCGGCTTCCTCGATGTGCTCCATGACTCCGGCAAGGAACAGCTCAGTGCCGTCGTACAGGGCATCAACATCGATCTCGATTGCGTCATCAAGGAACCGGTCGACGAGCACGGGATGCTCGGCGTTGATCTCTGTCGAGCGCTCGAGGTAGTCGGCAAGCATGGTGTCGTCGTAGACGATCTCCATGCCGCGGCCACCAAGCACGTAGCTCGGACGAACGAGCACGGGGTAACCGACCTCGTCGGCGATGGCCTTGGCCTGCGGGAAGGAGGAGGCAGTGCCGTGCTTGGGCGCTGGAAGTCCGGCTTCAGCGAGCACCTGCCCGAAGGCGCCGCGGTCTTCAGCAAGGTGAATCGATTCTGGCGAGGTGCCCACGATGGGCACGCCCTCGTTCTTCAAGGCCTGCGCAAGCCCCAGCGGGGTCTGCCCGCCGAGCTGCACGATGACCCCCTTGAGCGTTCCAGCCTGCTGCTCTGCGTGCACGATCTCCAGCACGTCTTCCAGAGTCAAGGGCTCGAAATACAGGCGATCAGAGGTGTCGTAGTCAGTGGACACAGTCTCTGGATTGCAGTTGACCATGATCGTCTCGTAGCCGGCCTCGCGCAGAGTCAAGGCCGCATGGACGCAGGAGTAGTCGAACTCGATGCCTTGGCCGATGCGGTTAGGACCGGAACCCAGGATGATCACCTTCTCGCGATCACTGGGGATCGCCTCGGTCTCCTCGTCATAGGCCGAGTAGTGATACGGAGTCTTCGCCGCAAACTCTGCGGCGCAGGTGTCAACTGTCTTGAAGACCGGGCGGATGCCATAGCTGTGTCGAAGGTGACGGACATCGGTCTCGCTCAGACCGCGCAACTGCGCGATCTGCCGATCCGAGAACCCATGACGCTTGGCCCTGCGCAGAGTTGCAGGATTCAATTCAGCTGCAGCTCGGACCTCGTCGGCGACTTCGTTGATCAGACAGATCTGATCCAGGAACCACGGATCGATCTTGGTGACATCGAAGACCTGCTCTGGTGAGACGCCTGCCCAGAGTGCTTGCTGCACCAAGGAGAGCCGCCCATCGTGCGGACGACCCATAGTTGCCAGCAGCGCATCGACATCGACTTCTTCGCGAGTTGCGGGCCAGGTGAAGATTGCCTCGGCCTTCTCCAATGAGCGCAGTGCCTTCTGCAGGGCCTCGGTAAAGTTGCGACCGATGGACATGGCCTCCCCGACGCTCTTCATCGTCGTGGTCAAGGTGGTGTCAGCCATCGGGAACTTCTCGAAGGCAAAGCGCGGGATCTTCACCACGATGTAGTCAAGGCTCGGCTCGAAAGAGGCTGGGGTCTCCTTGGTGATGTCGTTGGGAATCTCATCAAGGGTGTATCCCACGGCAAGACGAGCAGCGATCTTGGCGATCGGGAAGCCAGTGGCCTTTGATGCCAAGGCGGATGATCGCGAGACTCGCGGATTCATCTCAATGACGATGAGTCGGCCGTCCTGCGGATTCACGGCGAACTGAATATTGCAACCACCGGTGTCCACGCCAACGGCGCGAATGATCTGTATGCCGACATCGCGCATGTGCTGGTACTCGCGGTCAGTCAAGGTCAGTGCCGGAGCCACCGTGATGGAGTCACCGGTGTGCACGCCCATCGGATCCAGATTCTCAATCGAGCAGACCACCACGACGTTGTCGCGGTTGTCGCGCATCAGTTCGAGCTCATATTCCTTCCAGCCCAGGATTGACTCCTCGAGCAGGATCTCTGTGGTGGGGCTTGCCTGCAGACCAGCACCGGCAATGCGGCGCAGATCTGTCTCGTTGTAGGCCATACCCGAACCTGCGCCACCCATGGTGAAGGAAGGGCGCACCACCATCGGATAGCCGAGTTCATCAACCGCGGCCAGGCACTCGTCCAGGGTGTGACAGATCACTGACTGAGCACTCTCCGCACCAATGTCAGCCACGATCTTCTTGAACATCTCACGGTTCTCGCCGCGCTCGATCGCATCGACGTCGGCACCGATGAGCTCGACTCCGTATTTGGCGAGCACCCCGTTCTTGTGCAGAGCAATAGCCGTGTTCAGAGCGGTCTGTCCGCCAAGAGTTGGCAGCAGAGCATCTGGACGCTCCTTGGCGATGATGCGTTCAACGAACTCGGGAGTGATCGGCTCGATGTAGGTAGCGTCGGAGAACTCCGGATCAGTCATGATCGTTGCTGGGTTGGAGTTGACCAGCACCACGCGAATGCCTTCATCGCGAAGCACTCGGCAGGCCTGCGTGCCTGAGTAGTCGAACTCGCAGGCCTGACCGATGACGATTGGTCCGGATCCGATGACCATCACCGATTTGATGTCACTGCGACGTGGCATCAGGCACGCACCTTTCGATTGCTCTGCATTAATTCAATGAACTCGTCGAACAGGTACGCCGAATCATGAGGACCGGCAGCGGCTTCAGGGTGGTACTGAACGCTGAATGCGGGAGTCTCCAGGCAGCGAAGCCCTTCGACCACGTCGTCGTTCAGGCATACATGACTGACGATGGCCTTGCCATACGGCGTGTCGAACTCGCCATCGCGAGGCGCATCAACTGCGAAGCCGTGGTTGTGCGCGGTGACCGCAACCTTGCCAGTGCGCAGATCCTGCACTGGCTGATTGATGCCACGGTGCCCGTATCGAAGCTTGTAGGTGCCAAGCCCCAAGGCACGGCCCAGTACCTGGTTGCCGAAGCAGATCCCGAAGATGGGCGTGCGCTTTGCAAGCACGGCCTGCATGGTTGTGACGGCGTCATCGGCGGTGGCTGGGTCACCGGGACCATTGGAGAAGAACACACCGTCGGGATCAATGGCGTAGATCTCCTGAATCGACGCGGAGGCAGGAAGCACGTGTACTTCGACTCCGCGCTCGGCCAGCCGATGCGGGGTCATCGTCTTGATGCCGAGATCAATCGCGGCAACGGTGAACAGTCGCTCGCCGATAGCTGGCACGACATAGGCCTCATCAGTGCTGACATCGTCAGTCAGGCTCGCGCCGACCATGCCGGGACTGGCCTGCACCTCAGCAAGGAGTTCTTCTGTTGACCTGTTCGCGAATTCGCCGGTGAAAATACCGACCCGCATCGCGCCGCGCTCTCGCAGATGTCGAGTCAATGCGCGAGTGTCGATGCCGCTGATCCCGACAATGCCTTGCGCTGCAAGGGCTTGGGCCAGATCACCGGTGGCGCGCCAGTTGGATGAAAGGCGCGAGGGATCGCGCACGACGTATCCGGCAACCCAGATCTGGCTTGATTCCGCGTCTTCAAGATTGACGCCTGTGTTGCCGATGTGCGGCGCAGTCATGATGACAACTTGACGGTGGTAGGAAGGGTCAGTCAGCGTCTCCTGGTAGCCGGACATGCCCGTGGAGAACACTGCTTCGCCGAAGGTCACACCAGAAGCGCCGTAGCGCTCGCCGTGCATGACGCGCCCGTCTTCAAGTACCAATACTGCTTGTTCGTGAAGCGATGGTTCTACCTGGGTCATGCGATTTTGCCACCTATCACTGTTGGTCGACCTTCAAAGAATGTGTGCACGACGACTCCGGGGAACTCTCGTGCTGCGTAAGGAGTATTCGAGCTCTTGGACGCGAGCTCTTCGGGCACGACTGTCCAGCGGGCATTGGGATCAACCACAACAATGTTGGCAAGCGCGCCGACCTCGATCGAATGCCCCTGCGTGGCAATGCCACCGATGCGAGCTGGACGCACCGACATGCGATCAGCAACTGCGCGCCAGTCCAGAAGTCCAGGCTCGATCATGGTTTCCATGACGACGCTGAATGCGGTCTGCAGACCGAGCATTCCCATTGCGGCCGAGCCCCACTCGCAGTCCTTGTGTTCATGGGGGTGTGGCGCGTGATCGGTGGCAACTGCATCGATGGTGCCATCGGCAAGCGCCTCGCGCAGCGCAAGAACATCTGCTGTGCTGCGAAGCGGTGGGTTGACTTTGTAAACCGGGTCATAACTGGCCACGAGATCTTCAGTGAGCAGCAAGTGATGGGGCGTGACCTCAGCGGTGACGTTGACCCCGCGACTCTTGGCCCAGCGAATGACTTCGACCGAGCCGGCCGTTGAGACATGGCAGGCGTGCAGACGCGAACCGACATGCTCGGCAAGCAGTACGTCGCGAGCGATGATTGCCTCTTCAGCAACCGCTGGCCAGCCGACCATGCCGAGGCGACCAGACAGCTCACCTTCATTCATCTGCGCGTTCTCGGTGAGACGCGGCTCCTGCGCATGCTGGGCAACCACTCCCCCGAATGCCTTCACATATTCCAGCGCTCGTCGCATCAGCAAGGCATCGTGCACGCACTTGCCATCATCACTGAACACGGTGACGCCAGCAGCCGAATTGGCCATGGCGCCGATCTCAGAAAGCTGCGTGCCTTCAAGCCCAACGGTCACTGCACCAACCGGGCGCACATCAACGAGCCCGATCTCACGACCGATACGCCAGACCTGCTCCACGACGCCTGCCGTATCGGCAACCGGATCGGTATTGGCCATTGCGTGCACGCAGGTGAATCCACCAAGTGCGGCAGCCTGCGAGCCGGTTTCGATGGTCTCGGCATCCTCGCGGCCCGGCTCACGCAGATGAGTGTGAAGATCGACAAAGCCGGGAAGCGCAATCAGACCATCAGCTTCGATGATGGTGCCGACTCCGGTACCGGGAGCAAGGATCTCGGTGATCACGCCATCGTTGATGACCAGATCAACGGCATCCTCCCCATAGGGGCGCACCCCCTGGATGACGATCGCGGTCATTCGCTCAACTCCTTTGCCCCACCGAGTAACAGATACAGCACTGCCATCCGAACGCTGACGCCATTGGCGACCTGCTCGACCATCACGGCCTGAGCGCTGTCCGCGACTTCAGCAGAAATCTCCATGCCGCGGTTCATCGGACCGGGATGCATCACGATTGCATGCTCGGGGAGCAGTCGCATTCGGTCACCACCCAGTCCATACAAGCGGCTGTACTCGCGCGCTGTTGGGAAGTAGGCGTCCTTCATACGCTCAGACTGCACGCGCAGCATCATGATCGCGTCGACCTTGGGCAGCACTTCGTCGATGTGATAGCTGACCTCACATGGCCACTTCTCGATGCCGATCGGCAGCAGAGTCGGTGGCGCAACGAGTGTGACTTCGGCTCCAAGAGTCTGCAACAGCAGCACATTAGATCGCGCAACTCGGCTGTGCAGAACATCGCCGACGATGCCCACCCGAACGCCATCAAGATCGCCTTGTCCATCGCGCAGATGCCTGCGCATCGTGTAGGCGTCAAGCAGGGCCTGCGTTGGGTGCTCATGCGTGCCATCACCGGCGTTGATGACTGAGCCGCCAATCCAGTCGGCGTGCGCAAGGCGATAGGGCGCACCGGAATCCCAGTGTCGAATCACCACAGCATCCGCGCCCATGGCCTCAAGGGTCAAAGCCGTGTCCTTCAAGCTCTCACCCTTGGACACTGAAGAGCCTTTGGCCGCGAAGTTGATGACATCGGCCGAAAGGCGCTTGGCAGCCAGTTCAAAGGAGATGCGAGTGCGGGTGGAGTCCTCGAAGAACAGATTCACCACAGTGCGACCACGCAGAGTCGGCAGCTTCTTGACACTGCGATCCGACAAGGCTGACATCTCAGCAGCAGTGTCGAGGATCAGCAATGCCGCATCACGATCCAGGTCGCCGGCGGAGAGCAGATGACGCATCAGGCACCTGCCCCATCGGCGATCTCAACGGCGTCGGTGCCATCGAGTTCGCTCAAGCGCACAAACACCTGCTCAGTTGACGAGGTGGGAATGTTCTTGCCGACGTAGTCGGGCCGAATCGGCAGTTCGCGATGCCCTCGGTCAACGAGCACCGCCAAGCGCACCGCAGCTGGACGACCGACATCGTTGAGCGCGTCAAGCGCAGCGCGGATCGTGCGACCTGAATAGAGGACGTCGTCGACAAGCACCACGGTCTTGCCATCGATGCCACCCGAGGGGATCGATGTGGGCTCAAGGGCGCGCGGAGGCTGTAGACGCAGGTCATCGCGATACAAGGTGATGTCCAGCGCCCCAACCGGAACTTCGACGCCTTCGATATCTGAGATCGCAGCGGCGATGCGCTGCGCGAGATAGACGCCTCGGGTGGGAATGCCAAGGATCACCAGGTCGGATGCGCCTTTGGCCTTTTCAACGATCTCGTGGGCGATGCGGCGGCTGGCTCGGGCGATATCGTCGCCGGAGAGCACGGTCCGAAGATCGTGCGCGCGTGCAGAGTCCATGTGGACCCCCTTCCCCGCCTCACAGGACGGGCTTAAAGGATGTCGAGCAGTGCTGACTCTAGCGCTCTTGAGACCCAGTCCGTAATCGGGCCGCGAGGCTTCCCAGATCGTCGAGTTCACCTGAAGCAACAGCAATCACGAGGTCATAGGCCTCATCGTTGGTGAGCGTCAACTGCCAGCCGTTGACGCCAAGAAAGGCTATGGCTCCTGCAAGCGCTAGACGCTTGTTGCCGTCGACTAAGGCGTGATTTGAACAAATCGATTGAAGAAGCGCCGCAGCTTTGGTGTGAATGTCGGGGTAGGCGTCTTCACCGAAGAGCACGGTCTGTGGTCGCGCCAAGGCAGACTCAAGTAGCCCTGCGTCGCGGATCAGCACCTGCTGCCCGATCGCCCGCTCGGCGACTAGTAGCAGCTCGTCCAGGGTCAGGTAGATCACTGACCGAGCCGCTCCAAGGCTTCTGCATATCGGGGAAGTTGTTCACTGAGCACTTGTTCGAGCAAAGAAGCACGGCTCGTCCGCTCGATGTACTCGCGCACGGCTGTCGTGACGATCTCCTGCTGCGAGCGGTGCTCCAGGGAAGATTGCTCTGCCAAGGCACGGGCGTCCTGCTCATTGAGGCGCAAGGTCATAGCCATGCATCGATGCTACCACTTCTGGTACCAGTCCTTTCAGCCTCGTCGAGCCTGCTGTGGAAGGATCACGTCCGTGACAGAGAAGTTCTACGGGCACTTTCCCGACCGCGTTGCTTGGGACTTGCCCTTGTCAGATACGACCACTGAAGCCTCCGGCGGCTTTCACACCTTCTCGGCCACCGACATCACCGGCAAGGCTGCTGCACTGACGCGCAGTGGCGAACTTGGCCTTTCGGTCAGTCGCTATCGCGCAGAAGGCGGCGAGAACGGATTACACTCCCACCCCGGAGATTCCATTTGGTACGTCATTGATGGCGAAGCCACCTTCTGGGCTGCCGATGACGTGCTGCTCGGTGAGTTGAAGGTCAATGACGGCATCATGGTTCCCGGCGGCGCGCCCTATCGCTTCAAGTGCACCACCGACGCCGTGCTGCTTCGCTTTGCACCAGGACCCCCACCAAAGCGATGAGCACCGACCGCGCATTCGTGGACTACGTGTTGGAGCAACTGTCTGCGCGCGATATGCGTGCGAATCCGATGTTCGGTGAGTACGGGCTCTACTGCAAGGACAAGATCATCGGATTGATCTGCGACAACACCATGTTCATCAAGCCAACTGATGAAGGTGTGGCATTCGCTGGTCGCATCGGCCGCGGTGAGCCCTACCCCGGAGCCAAGCCGCAATTGAAGATCAGCAAGGCCAAGCTTGCAGATACGGACTGGCTGGAACAGCTCGTGGGCATCACCTACGCCGCGCTTCCTGCTCCCAAACCGAAGAAGCCCAAGGCAGCAAGGAAGAACTAAACGCCGGAGCCGCGGCCTGAACTGCCGATGCGATGCACGCGCATGCCGTTGGTGGTGCCTGGCACACCTGGTGGCACGCCAGCAACAATCACCACGCGCTCCCCTGGTGCGACGCGTCCGATGTCCAGCAGCGCCTTGTCGACCTGCATGACCATGTCATCGGTGTGCTCGACCTGAGAGACCAGGAAGGTCTCCACTCCCCAGCACAGCGCCAGTTGGCTGCGGACCCGCGGATCCGGTGTGAAGGCCAGCAGCCTGGTCGCACTGCGCCAACGGGCGATGAGTCGAGCCGAAAGTCCGGTTTCGGTGAAGGCGATCAAGTGAGTGGCATCGACATCGTCGGCGACCATCACGGCTGCGTGCGTCAGTGCGCGATTGGTGGAGCCCGCGCGCGGCTCATCCAGTCCAGGCAGGCGCCCAAGTGCTTCGCCTTCGACGTGCTCGATGATGCGGGCCATCGTCTGCACAACGGTGTTGGGGTGCGCGCCAACACTGGTCTCACCGGAAAGCATCAAGGCGTCGGCACCGTCGAGCACTGCGTTGGCGACGTCGCTAGCTTCGGCTCTTGTTGGGCGCTTGGCGCTGATCATGCTGTCCAGCATCTGGGTTGCAACAATCACCGGCTTGCCTGCTTCACGGCACATATGAATGGCGCGCTTCTGCACCAGCGGTACCTGCTCAAGAGGCAGTTCGACGCCAAGATCTCCACGGGCCACCATCACGCCATCAAAGGCGTTGATGATCTCCTGCAGGTTCTCAACGGCCTGTGGCTTCTCAACCTTGGCCAGCACCGGGATGCGCACGCCCTCCTCGGCCATGATGGCGTGGACGTCTTCAATATCGGTTGCGCTGCGCACAAAGGACAGCGCGATCATGTCGCAGCCGATGCGAAGGGCCCAGCGCAGATCACCGCGGTCCTTTGCCGACATTGCCGGGACGCTCATAGCAGCGCCGGGAAGATTGAAGCCCTTGTGATCTGAGACTCGGCCACCTTCTACGACCCGCGTGATGACTCGTGGGCCTTCAACGCGCACGACCTCAAGTGCGATGCGTCCGTCATCGACCAGCACACTGTCGCCGGGGTGCACATCCTGGGGAAGCCCCAGATAGGAAGTCGAGACGATGAACTTGTCACCGGGCACTTCTTCAGTGGTGACGATGAACTCCTCACCTTCGGTGAGCAGTACCGGGCCTGCAGCAAATCGGCCAAGGCGAATCTTGGGACCCTGCAGATCAGCAAGGACGCCGATGCCGCGGCCAGATTCATCTGCGGCTTGGCGAATCAGGCGATAGACCGACTCATGCTGCTCGTAGCTGCCGTGGGAGAGATTCAGCCGTGCGACATCCATTCCGGCTTCCACAAGTCCACGAATGGCTTCAATGTCGGCGGTAGCCGGGCCCATCGTGGCAACGATCTTTGCCCTGCGCATGCTCATGACCTTATCTGAAGCGCTGTAAGCGATGTCATCGATCGGATGACTCCTAGGCCATGAGCTGGCGAACTGTCGATGCAATCGGCGAAGGCAAGGTGGTCTGGCCAGTCAGATATGCGTCAACAGCGGAAGCGGCTGCGCGACCTTCGGCAATCGCCCACACGATCAGCGATTGGCCTCGTCCAGCGTCGCCAGCAACAAAGACTCCCTCGACCTCTGTGGCATAGGCGGCATCACGATTGATGTTGCCGCGGCCATCGAGGCTGAGATCAAACTGCTCGACCAAGGCGTCGGCTTCAGGGCCGGTGAAGCCCATCGCCAGCATCACGACATCGGCAGGAATCTCTCGCTCTGAACCGGCAACTGGTCGGAAGCCACCTTCAAAGGGCTCGACATCGACAAGTGCCAGTGCCTTGACCTGCCCGGTGCCATCATCGACGAAATGCGTGGTGGAGACCGCGAACAGCCGCTCGCCGCCTTCTTCATGAGCGCTGGAGGTGCGGTAGATCATCGGGTAGGTCGGCCATGGCTGTGTGCCTGGACGAGTCTGCGGCGGAGTAGGAAGAATCTCCAGCTGCGTCACTGAGGCCGCACCTTGACGATGCGAGGTGCCCAGGCAGTCAGCACCAGTGTCTCCGCCACCGATGATGACCACGTGCTTGCCCTTGACATCCAGCGGTGACTCGTCGATATCGCCTTCCTGCACGCGATTGGCCAAGGGCAGGATCTCCATGGCCTGGTAGACCCCGCGCAATTCACGACCCGGCACGTCCAGATCACGCCACTTCGTTGCGCCGATGGCAAGGATCACTGCGTCATATCGACGACGAATGTCCTGGCCCGTGAAGTCGATGCCGATGTCGACACCGGGACGGAATCGAACGCCTTCGGCCTCCATCTGCGCCAGGCGTCTATCAAGAACGCTCTTCTCCATCTTGAACTCAGGGATGCCGTAGCGCAGCAAGCCACCAATGCGATCGGCACGCTCATAGACCGCAACCGTGTGACCCACGCGAGCCAGTTGCTGCGCTGCTGCCAGACCCGCCGGTCCAGAGCCGATGACGGCAACAGTCAGGCCCGAGACCGCGTCAGGCACACGAGGCTGGACCCAGCCTTCGTCCCACGCGCGATCGATGATCGAGACCTCGACCTGCTTGATGGTCACTGGATCCTGATTGATGCCCAGCACGCATGCCGTTTCGCAAGGCGCCGGGCACAAGCGCCCAGTGAACTCAGGGAAGTTGTTTGTGGCGTGCAGCCATTCGATGGCTGCTTCCCAGTCATCGCTATAGACGAGGTCATTCCACTCTGGGATCTGGTTGCCCAGCGGGCAGCCGTTGTGACAGAACGGTATGCCGCAGTCCATGCAACGACTGGCCTGCGTACGCACCTGCGCGGAGTCGAACTCCTCGTAGACCTCGCTCCAGTCCTGCAAGCGAACATCAACTGGCCTGCGCGTGGGCAGTTCGCGTCCGACATTCAGAAAACCTCTTGGATCAGCCATGTCCGCCTCCCATCACAAAGACGAGCGGATCAAGACCCTCGTCGACAGCTTGCTGTGTTAATTGCAGTACGCGCTTGTAGTCCTTGGGCATCACCTTGGTGAAGCGAGCAAGACCTGTGATCCAGTCCTCGAGCAGCAGATATGCCACGGAGGATTCCGTCGCCTCGTAGTGATTCTGCAGGATCTCGTGCAGCTCTTCGGCGTCCGCAGAGGTCATTGGATCAAGATCAATCATCTCAGGGTTGACCTTGTCGGGATCCAGATCAAGGACGTAGGCGATGCCTCCTGACATGCCAGCACCGAGGTTGCGACCAGTTGCGCCAAGGATCGCTACGCGCCCACCAGTCATGTACTCGCACGCGTGATCACCGACGCCTTCAACTACTGCCGTCACACCGGAGTTGCGAACACAGAAGCGCTCGCCCGCGCGTCCGCGTAGGTAGATCTCTCCGCGAGTGCCGCCGTAGGCGATGACGTTGCCAGCAATGATCTGCTCAGATGCAACGAACTGGGCCTCGCGATGCGGACGCACCACGATGCGACCTCCGGAAAGTCCCTTGCCCACGTAGTCATTGGCATCGCCTTCAAGGCGAAGCGTGATGCCACTTGGCAGGAAGGCACCAAAGGACTGACCGGCCGAACCAATGAAGGTCAGGTCAATCGTGCCGTCAGGCAGGCCTTCGCCACCGTGATGACGCGTAACTTCAGCCCCCAGCATGGTGCCCACTGTGCGGTTCACATTGCGCACGCTCAGTTGAGCACGCACCAGTTCACCGTCATTGATTGCCGGCTGGCAGATCGCGATGAGCTCGTTGTCCAGCGCAACATCGAGCCCATGATTCTGCTCGATCATGGCGCGACGAGGTGAGCCCTCAGCAACGCGTGGCATCTCCAGAATTGGCGAGAGATCCAAGCCGGCAGCCTTCCAATGGGTGACTGCCTTCTTGGTGTCCAGCATCTCGACCTGGCCGATGGCCTCATCCAGTGAACGGAAGCCAAGTTCGGCGAGCAGCTCGCGCACTTCAAGGCCAATGAACTCAAAGAAGTTCTCGAC
Protein-coding sequences here:
- a CDS encoding aspartate carbamoyltransferase catalytic subunit, translated to MMRHLLSAGDLDRDAALLILDTAAEMSALSDRSVKKLPTLRGRTVVNLFFEDSTRTRISFELAAKRLSADVINFAAKGSSVSKGESLKDTALTLEAMGADAVVIRHWDSGAPYRLAHADWIGGSVINAGDGTHEHPTQALLDAYTMRRHLRDGQGDLDGVRVGIVGDVLHSRVARSNVLLLQTLGAEVTLVAPPTLLPIGIEKWPCEVSYHIDEVLPKVDAIMMLRVQSERMKDAYFPTAREYSRLYGLGGDRMRLLPEHAIVMHPGPMNRGMEISAEVADSAQAVMVEQVANGVSVRMAVLYLLLGGAKELSE
- the carB gene encoding carbamoyl-phosphate synthase large subunit, coding for MPRRSDIKSVMVIGSGPIVIGQACEFDYSGTQACRVLRDEGIRVVLVNSNPATIMTDPEFSDATYIEPITPEFVERIIAKERPDALLPTLGGQTALNTAIALHKNGVLAKYGVELIGADVDAIERGENREMFKKIVADIGAESAQSVICHTLDECLAAVDELGYPMVVRPSFTMGGAGSGMAYNETDLRRIAGAGLQASPTTEILLEESILGWKEYELELMRDNRDNVVVVCSIENLDPMGVHTGDSITVAPALTLTDREYQHMRDVGIQIIRAVGVDTGGCNIQFAVNPQDGRLIVIEMNPRVSRSSALASKATGFPIAKIAARLAVGYTLDEIPNDITKETPASFEPSLDYIVVKIPRFAFEKFPMADTTLTTTMKSVGEAMSIGRNFTEALQKALRSLEKAEAIFTWPATREEVDVDALLATMGRPHDGRLSLVQQALWAGVSPEQVFDVTKIDPWFLDQICLINEVADEVRAAAELNPATLRRAKRHGFSDRQIAQLRGLSETDVRHLRHSYGIRPVFKTVDTCAAEFAAKTPYHYSAYDEETEAIPSDREKVIILGSGPNRIGQGIEFDYSCVHAALTLREAGYETIMVNCNPETVSTDYDTSDRLYFEPLTLEDVLEIVHAEQQAGTLKGVIVQLGGQTPLGLAQALKNEGVPIVGTSPESIHLAEDRGAFGQVLAEAGLPAPKHGTASSFPQAKAIADEVGYPVLVRPSYVLGGRGMEIVYDDTMLADYLERSTEINAEHPVLVDRFLDDAIEIDVDALYDGTELFLAGVMEHIEEAGIHSGDSACALPPITLGPSDIARIRSSTEAIAKGVGVLGLLNVQYALVADILYVLEANPRASRTVPFVSKATAVHVAKAAARVMMGESIASLRQIGILPIDGDGGTMPSGCAVSVKEAVLPFGRFHGVDTILGPEMRSTGEVMGIDDTFGIAFAKSQDAASGGLPTSGTAFVSLANRDKRASIFPLKRLSDLGFKILATSGTADVLRRNGVPCEVIRKQYEGRGPAGEPTTVDAIMNGDIQLIINTPYGVGPRLDGYEIRTAAVIKGIPSITTVQGLGAVVQGIDSLQHEVPTVRSLQEHGADLNRLRQRDRDSLAASRKDA
- a CDS encoding cupin domain-containing protein; translated protein: MTEKFYGHFPDRVAWDLPLSDTTTEASGGFHTFSATDITGKAAALTRSGELGLSVSRYRAEGGENGLHSHPGDSIWYVIDGEATFWAADDVLLGELKVNDGIMVPGGAPYRFKCTTDAVLLRFAPGPPPKR
- the carA gene encoding glutamine-hydrolyzing carbamoyl-phosphate synthase small subunit, which codes for MTQVEPSLHEQAVLVLEDGRVMHGERYGASGVTFGEAVFSTGMSGYQETLTDPSYHRQVVIMTAPHIGNTGVNLEDAESSQIWVAGYVVRDPSRLSSNWRATGDLAQALAAQGIVGISGIDTRALTRHLRERGAMRVGIFTGEFANRSTEELLAEVQASPGMVGASLTDDVSTDEAYVVPAIGERLFTVAAIDLGIKTMTPHRLAERGVEVHVLPASASIQEIYAIDPDGVFFSNGPGDPATADDAVTTMQAVLAKRTPIFGICFGNQVLGRALGLGTYKLRYGHRGINQPVQDLRTGKVAVTAHNHGFAVDAPRDGEFDTPYGKAIVSHVCLNDDVVEGLRCLETPAFSVQYHPEAAAGPHDSAYLFDEFIELMQSNRKVRA
- the pyk gene encoding pyruvate kinase; its protein translation is MRRAKIVATMGPATADIEAIRGLVEAGMDVARLNLSHGSYEQHESVYRLIRQAADESGRGIGVLADLQGPKIRLGRFAAGPVLLTEGEEFIVTTEEVPGDKFIVSTSYLGLPQDVHPGDSVLVDDGRIALEVVRVEGPRVITRVVEGGRVSDHKGFNLPGAAMSVPAMSAKDRGDLRWALRIGCDMIALSFVRSATDIEDVHAIMAEEGVRIPVLAKVEKPQAVENLQEIINAFDGVMVARGDLGVELPLEQVPLVQKRAIHMCREAGKPVIVATQMLDSMISAKRPTRAEASDVANAVLDGADALMLSGETSVGAHPNTVVQTMARIIEHVEGEALGRLPGLDEPRAGSTNRALTHAAVMVADDVDATHLIAFTETGLSARLIARWRSATRLLAFTPDPRVRSQLALCWGVETFLVSQVEHTDDMVMQVDKALLDIGRVAPGERVVIVAGVPPGVPGTTNGMRVHRIGSSGRGSGV
- a CDS encoding TfoX/Sxy family protein, whose product is MSTDRAFVDYVLEQLSARDMRANPMFGEYGLYCKDKIIGLICDNTMFIKPTDEGVAFAGRIGRGEPYPGAKPQLKISKAKLADTDWLEQLVGITYAALPAPKPKKPKAARKN
- the pyrR gene encoding bifunctional pyr operon transcriptional regulator/uracil phosphoribosyltransferase PyrR — encoded protein: MDSARAHDLRTVLSGDDIARASRRIAHEIVEKAKGASDLVILGIPTRGVYLAQRIAAAISDIEGVEVPVGALDITLYRDDLRLQPPRALEPTSIPSGGIDGKTVVLVDDVLYSGRTIRAALDALNDVGRPAAVRLAVLVDRGHRELPIRPDYVGKNIPTSSTEQVFVRLSELDGTDAVEIADGAGA
- a CDS encoding type II toxin-antitoxin system death-on-curing family toxin is translated as MIYLTLDELLLVAERAIGQQVLIRDAGLLESALARPQTVLFGEDAYPDIHTKAAALLQSICSNHALVDGNKRLALAGAIAFLGVNGWQLTLTNDEAYDLVIAVASGELDDLGSLAARLRTGSQER
- a CDS encoding dihydroorotase; translated protein: MTAIVIQGVRPYGEDAVDLVINDGVITEILAPGTGVGTIIEADGLIALPGFVDLHTHLREPGREDAETIETGSQAAALGGFTCVHAMANTDPVADTAGVVEQVWRIGREIGLVDVRPVGAVTVGLEGTQLSEIGAMANSAAGVTVFSDDGKCVHDALLMRRALEYVKAFGGVVAQHAQEPRLTENAQMNEGELSGRLGMVGWPAVAEEAIIARDVLLAEHVGSRLHACHVSTAGSVEVIRWAKSRGVNVTAEVTPHHLLLTEDLVASYDPVYKVNPPLRSTADVLALREALADGTIDAVATDHAPHPHEHKDCEWGSAAMGMLGLQTAFSVVMETMIEPGLLDWRAVADRMSVRPARIGGIATQGHSIEVGALANIVVVDPNARWTVVPEELASKSSNTPYAAREFPGVVVHTFFEGRPTVIGGKIA